A portion of the bacterium genome contains these proteins:
- a CDS encoding GWxTD domain-containing protein, whose protein sequence is MKQWRWTLVLSLCGLITPAMKASTISLSMDVAQFRNPDGQSYLEIYYSLPENSPRYVLVDGRLRCEVLLSLEIVHNDTLWANKTWRVTNTVLDTAHHDQAKQLVDLLRFSILAGQTYHLKLFARDLKRESLDSLQLEFTSHAYTDEAPLLSDVQLANAITPFDSSCAESFHKRYYCIIPNPEMTFGEQNKDLFFYYEAYDLQRTIPANRFKVKARILDEQGKPYEPLPAIIHDRELRHNMIREIGQFSVQDLPSGAYRLEYSITDSADAVLNSKSKIFLVQNPGAKPLAAGSGQTTLALHFLDGFDLKKLDEELDKLYAMTKKEDREIYRSLKEEGRRAFIYNLWLAHLPSGAASVEDFRLQYMQECDYVHTHYSRSGKPGWRTDRGIIHLRYGKPSDIERHTVSKDTKPYEIWHYENIENGVIFVFVDRAGFNQYELIHSTKRGELYDPNYLRLLQPTGSEFFKM, encoded by the coding sequence ATGAAACAATGGCGCTGGACCTTGGTTCTGTCGTTGTGCGGCCTGATCACCCCGGCGATGAAAGCGTCCACCATCTCGTTAAGCATGGATGTGGCCCAGTTTCGCAATCCGGACGGGCAGAGTTACCTGGAAATTTATTACTCTCTGCCGGAAAACAGTCCTCGATACGTTCTGGTGGACGGCCGTCTGCGCTGCGAGGTGCTGTTGAGTCTGGAGATCGTCCATAACGACACTCTCTGGGCCAACAAAACCTGGCGCGTGACCAACACAGTTCTGGATACCGCGCACCACGATCAGGCCAAACAACTGGTCGATCTGTTGCGTTTTTCCATTCTAGCCGGGCAGACATATCACCTCAAGCTCTTTGCCCGCGACCTGAAACGGGAGAGCCTCGACAGCCTGCAGCTCGAGTTTACTTCGCACGCCTATACCGATGAAGCGCCGCTGCTCAGCGATGTGCAACTGGCCAACGCCATCACCCCCTTCGACAGCAGCTGTGCTGAATCTTTTCACAAACGCTACTATTGCATCATACCCAATCCGGAGATGACCTTCGGCGAGCAGAATAAGGACTTGTTCTTCTACTATGAAGCCTATGACCTGCAGCGTACCATCCCGGCAAACCGCTTCAAGGTCAAAGCCAGAATTCTTGATGAGCAGGGCAAGCCCTATGAACCATTGCCGGCCATCATCCATGATCGCGAACTGCGACACAATATGATTCGCGAGATCGGTCAATTCTCGGTCCAGGATCTGCCCAGCGGCGCGTATCGTCTTGAATACAGCATCACTGATTCGGCCGACGCCGTACTGAACAGCAAAAGTAAAATTTTCCTTGTGCAAAACCCAGGGGCCAAGCCCCTGGCCGCCGGTTCCGGGCAAACAACCCTGGCCTTGCATTTTCTCGATGGGTTTGATTTAAAAAAGCTTGATGAAGAGCTCGACAAGCTCTATGCCATGACCAAAAAGGAGGATCGGGAAATCTATCGCAGTCTCAAGGAGGAGGGCCGGCGCGCCTTTATCTACAATCTGTGGCTTGCGCACCTGCCGTCCGGAGCAGCGAGTGTGGAGGACTTTCGCCTTCAATATATGCAGGAGTGCGACTATGTCCATACCCATTACAGCCGTTCCGGCAAGCCGGGTTGGCGCACCGATCGCGGCATCATCCATCTCCGCTACGGCAAACCCTCGGACATCGAGCGTCACACCGTGAGCAAGGATACCAAGCCCTATGAGATCTGGCATTATGAAAACATCGAGAACGGCGTCATCTTTGTTTTTGTCGATCGGGCGGGATTCAATCAGTACGAGCTGATCCACTCCACCAAACGAGGCGAACTTTACGATCCAAATTATCTACGGCTGTTGCAGCCGACCGGCAGTGAATTTTTCAAAATGTGA
- a CDS encoding PorV/PorQ family protein — translation MKAFLDKVLIVSLAILTVLTVQAFAGASNRAGTNAASELLIPVGARYIGMGGASAASVAGIDAIYWNPAGLDRTSFRATAQFSQMQYIADINVSYAAVAAQFGRMGSIGLSFKTLAMGDIAITTEDAPDGTGALFSPAFMTVGLTYSRALTERVSVGASAKLISETLDRVGATGLAFDIGVQYQNLGDIEGLGIGVALKNLGPGMKMDGNGLLLKANPLDVSRSTSFYKVVAGKDELPSTLDIGLSYKLTVTEKNTLHLQTTIVNNNYDDDYANVGAEYSFADMVFLRGGYGIPLGQQNDPTGADAHVYGFCAGGGFHKSFSGLTIMLDYAYRSVDYFNGNNVFTLSFGF, via the coding sequence ATGAAAGCTTTTTTGGATAAGGTGTTAATTGTGAGCCTGGCAATCCTGACGGTCCTGACTGTTCAGGCCTTTGCCGGCGCCTCCAATCGGGCGGGAACCAATGCGGCTTCCGAGCTATTGATACCGGTTGGAGCGCGATACATCGGCATGGGCGGCGCCTCGGCTGCCAGCGTGGCCGGCATCGACGCCATCTACTGGAACCCCGCGGGATTGGACCGCACTTCTTTTCGCGCCACCGCCCAATTCTCGCAGATGCAGTACATCGCCGACATCAACGTGAGCTATGCCGCCGTAGCGGCGCAGTTCGGCCGTATGGGCAGCATCGGTCTGTCTTTCAAGACCCTGGCTATGGGCGACATCGCCATCACCACCGAGGATGCGCCGGACGGCACCGGCGCCCTGTTCTCGCCCGCGTTCATGACCGTCGGCCTGACCTATTCACGCGCCCTGACTGAACGCGTGTCCGTCGGCGCCTCGGCGAAACTGATCTCCGAGACATTGGATCGCGTCGGCGCCACAGGCCTGGCGTTCGATATCGGCGTACAATATCAGAACCTCGGCGATATCGAAGGTCTCGGCATCGGTGTCGCGTTGAAAAACCTCGGGCCCGGCATGAAGATGGACGGAAACGGACTGCTGCTTAAGGCGAACCCGCTCGATGTCAGCCGCTCCACCAGTTTTTACAAAGTAGTGGCCGGCAAGGATGAACTGCCCTCCACGCTGGACATCGGCTTAAGCTACAAACTGACCGTGACAGAAAAGAATACTCTTCACCTGCAGACCACGATCGTCAATAACAACTATGACGACGATTACGCCAATGTGGGCGCAGAGTATTCATTCGCCGACATGGTTTTTCTGCGCGGCGGTTACGGCATTCCCCTGGGTCAACAAAATGATCCCACGGGCGCGGATGCGCATGTCTACGGATTTTGCGCAGGCGGCGGCTTTCATAAAAGCTTCAGCGGCTTGACGATCATGCTGGACTACGCCTATCGTTCGGTCGACTATTTTAATGGGAACAACGTCTTTACCCTGTCGTTCGGCTTTTGA